Proteins from a genomic interval of Nocardia sp. BMG51109:
- a CDS encoding DUF4331 domain-containing protein, whose product MSRPIRRGARYRVAGVLAAAGITVFIGTVGGLTLPSASASSHREAPLIAGDPTVDNTDVYAFVSPDEPDTVTIVANWFGLQEPNGGPNFYPWAADANYDINIDNDGDAKPNISYRVNFATDDRRGASTFLYNNGPVTSLSDENLLFRQNYTLSVSHGANDWRPLAHGAAAPSDTGPASMPDYGVLRQQATQALAGGGSIYAGAAEDPFFLDLRLFDLLYGGDLSEVGTDTLAGKNVNTVVLQVPMRDLALKNDPGRNPVIGVWSDTERRTLQLSPGSATPVGASVQVSRLGNPLVNEVVVQAGLKDAFNGLQPVGDAGVPQVVQRVTDPELARLIQSIYNVPAPATPRNDLVEIFLTGIAKQAPTLDGSAPPIQADLNSQTLNADARASSFRPSEMLRLNMSVPVAAQPNRLGVLGGDLQGFPNGRRLTDDAVDISIQAVEGAAQSGKLVEALAAGDKVDANDAAFSGSFPYVALPARSTAGSGASGFAPAAASQDDSGMPWMPVAVGGAGAAAVVAGGGWLLMRRRVDR is encoded by the coding sequence ATGTCCAGACCCATCCGGCGCGGTGCGCGATACCGCGTCGCCGGCGTGCTCGCGGCGGCCGGCATCACCGTGTTCATCGGCACGGTGGGCGGCCTGACGCTGCCGTCCGCGAGCGCGTCCAGCCACCGCGAGGCCCCGCTGATCGCCGGCGATCCCACGGTGGACAACACCGACGTGTACGCGTTCGTCAGCCCCGACGAGCCCGATACGGTGACGATCGTGGCCAACTGGTTCGGGCTGCAGGAGCCCAACGGCGGCCCGAACTTCTACCCGTGGGCCGCCGACGCCAACTACGACATCAACATCGACAACGACGGCGACGCGAAACCGAACATCAGCTACCGCGTCAACTTCGCGACGGACGACCGGCGCGGCGCGAGCACCTTCCTGTACAACAACGGGCCGGTCACCAGCCTGTCCGACGAGAACCTGCTGTTCCGGCAGAACTACACGCTGTCGGTCAGCCACGGCGCGAACGACTGGCGCCCGCTCGCGCACGGCGCGGCCGCACCGTCCGACACCGGCCCGGCCTCGATGCCCGACTACGGCGTGCTGCGCCAACAGGCCACCCAGGCGCTGGCGGGCGGCGGTTCGATCTACGCGGGTGCCGCCGAGGATCCGTTCTTCCTCGATCTGCGGCTGTTCGACCTGCTCTACGGCGGCGATCTGTCCGAGGTCGGCACCGACACGCTCGCCGGCAAGAACGTCAATACCGTTGTGCTGCAGGTCCCGATGCGCGATCTGGCGCTGAAGAACGACCCGGGGCGCAATCCGGTGATCGGGGTGTGGAGCGACACCGAACGCCGCACACTACAGCTGAGCCCGGGTAGCGCGACACCGGTCGGCGCCTCGGTGCAGGTTTCGCGGCTGGGCAACCCGCTCGTGAACGAGGTGGTCGTCCAGGCCGGGCTGAAGGACGCGTTCAACGGGCTGCAGCCCGTCGGCGACGCCGGGGTGCCCCAGGTGGTGCAGCGGGTCACCGATCCCGAACTGGCCCGGCTGATCCAGTCGATCTACAACGTGCCCGCACCCGCGACCCCGCGCAACGACCTGGTCGAGATCTTCCTCACCGGGATCGCGAAGCAGGCGCCGACCCTGGACGGCAGCGCGCCGCCCATCCAGGCCGACCTGAACTCGCAGACGCTCAACGCCGACGCCCGTGCCTCGTCCTTCCGGCCCTCGGAGATGTTGCGGCTCAACATGTCCGTACCGGTGGCCGCGCAACCCAACCGGCTCGGCGTGCTGGGCGGTGACCTGCAGGGCTTCCCGAACGGCCGGCGCCTGACCGACGACGCGGTCGATATCTCGATCCAGGCGGTGGAGGGCGCGGCGCAGAGCGGCAAGCTGGTCGAGGCCCTGGCCGCCGGCGACAAGGTCGACGCCAACGACGCGGCCTTCTCCGGAAGCTTCCCCTATGTGGCGCTCCCGGCACGCAGCACCGCGGGGTCGGGAGCGAGCGGATTCGCTCCCGCGGCTGCGTCGCAGGACGACAGCGGCATGCCGTGGATGCCCGTGGCAGTCGGCGGCGCCGGCGCCGCCGCGGTCGTCGCCGGCGGTGGCTGGCTGTTGATGCGCCGCCGGGTGGATCGGTAG
- a CDS encoding lipopolysaccharide assembly protein LapB produces MTGNRSRTYPRPALILLMIGLIAAALGVIAILPDGESTGATGTPDPMIARIAQLHQEVARVPGNAAGWAALGGAYVEFARITGDPANYGLAQEALDRSLALRPDENAEAQIGLGALANARHDFATARRHAEQAVALRPAGADGYGVLVDALTQLGDTDGATAAVQRMLDLRPGVSAFTRAAYDLELHGRVEDARNALEMGLVAATTADQIAFCRYHLGELAFDSGDLGEAETQYRAGLLAGPDNPALRQGEAKVSAARGATDQAIAQFTTLVARSSLPEYLIEFGELLESAGRTEEAAAQYRVIADQFRGLEAQGATEYVDAARLAADHGDPNEAVRLAQLEFGRRQSVITTDVLAWSLHRAGRDDEALGYADRAAALGWRNATLAYHRGTILAGLGRTDEAAAALSESLRINPHFSPLHAPRARQALEALGGAR; encoded by the coding sequence ATGACCGGAAACCGTTCCCGCACATACCCTCGGCCCGCGTTGATACTCCTGATGATCGGGCTGATCGCCGCCGCGCTCGGAGTGATCGCGATCCTGCCCGACGGTGAATCGACCGGCGCCACCGGCACTCCCGACCCGATGATCGCCCGGATCGCGCAGCTACATCAGGAGGTCGCCCGGGTGCCCGGCAACGCGGCCGGATGGGCCGCGCTCGGCGGCGCCTACGTCGAATTCGCCCGTATCACCGGGGATCCCGCGAACTACGGGCTGGCGCAGGAGGCCCTGGATCGGTCGCTGGCGCTGCGGCCCGACGAGAATGCCGAGGCGCAGATCGGGCTGGGCGCGCTCGCGAATGCCCGGCACGACTTCGCCACCGCGCGCCGGCACGCCGAACAGGCCGTCGCGCTGCGCCCGGCCGGCGCCGACGGCTACGGCGTGCTCGTCGACGCGCTGACCCAGCTCGGCGACACCGACGGCGCCACGGCGGCCGTGCAGCGCATGCTCGACCTGCGGCCCGGCGTCTCGGCGTTCACCCGCGCCGCCTACGACCTGGAACTGCACGGTCGCGTCGAGGACGCCCGCAACGCGCTGGAGATGGGCCTCGTCGCGGCGACCACCGCGGACCAGATCGCCTTCTGCCGATACCACCTCGGCGAGCTCGCGTTCGATTCCGGGGATCTCGGCGAGGCCGAAACCCAGTACCGCGCGGGCCTTCTCGCCGGCCCGGACAATCCGGCGCTGCGGCAGGGTGAGGCCAAGGTGAGCGCCGCCCGCGGCGCCACCGATCAGGCGATCGCGCAGTTCACCACGCTGGTCGCCCGATCGTCCCTGCCCGAGTACCTGATCGAGTTCGGCGAACTGCTCGAGTCCGCGGGCCGGACGGAGGAGGCGGCCGCGCAGTATCGCGTGATCGCCGACCAGTTCCGCGGGCTCGAGGCCCAGGGCGCCACCGAGTATGTCGACGCCGCCCGGCTCGCCGCCGACCACGGCGATCCGAACGAGGCGGTGCGCCTGGCGCAGCTGGAGTTCGGCCGCCGGCAGAGCGTCATCACGACCGATGTGCTCGCCTGGTCGCTGCACCGGGCGGGCCGCGACGACGAGGCGCTCGGCTACGCCGACCGGGCGGCGGCGTTGGGCTGGCGCAACGCCACCCTCGCCTATCATCGCGGCACGATCCTCGCGGGCCTCGGCCGCACCGACGAAGCGGCCGCGGCCCTGTCGGAGTCGCTGCGGATCAACCCGCACTTCTCCCCGCTGCATGCCCCGCGCGCCCGGCAGGCCCTGGAGGCGCTCGGCGGCGCCCGGTGA
- a CDS encoding amino acid permease, whose product MAVPEPEQQVTDAASASRWGGLFRTKSVEQSLRDTDEPDARLRRNLNAWDLTIFGVAVVIGAGIFTLTARTAGNVAGPSVSLAFVFAAIACGLTALCYAEFASTVPVAGSAYTFSYATFGEFAAWIIGWDLILEFALAASTVAKGWSQYLGEVMEMLAEAMHRQSPSPIVHFGSVAFDWGAALLIVVLTVLLVIGTKVSSRVSAVAVAIKLAVIAVVVVVGLTYFKPSNLQPFIPPSQPSDTGGGVHQSLFSWLTGAGDSAFGWYGLLAAASLVFFAFIGFDVVATTAEETENPQRNVPRGILGSLVIVTVLYVAVSLVLTGMVPYTDLAGEDATLATAFEHHGVTWAQNVISVGALAGLTTVVMVLFLGQTRVLFAMSRDGLLPRSLAQTGRFDTPTRITVIVGVVCALLAGFVEFGTLEEMVNIGTLFAFVLVSIGVLVLRRTRPDLPRGFRVPLVPVLPILAVLACLWLMLNLSVETWLRFVIWMAVGLALYFAYSVRHSVLRTGER is encoded by the coding sequence GTGGCTGTACCGGAGCCAGAACAGCAGGTGACCGATGCTGCGTCGGCGAGCCGGTGGGGTGGATTGTTTCGAACCAAGAGTGTCGAGCAATCGCTCCGCGATACCGACGAACCGGATGCGCGACTGCGCCGCAATCTGAACGCCTGGGATCTCACGATATTCGGCGTCGCCGTGGTGATCGGCGCCGGCATTTTCACACTCACCGCCAGAACCGCCGGAAATGTCGCCGGACCGTCGGTGTCGCTGGCATTCGTCTTCGCCGCGATCGCCTGCGGGCTGACCGCGCTGTGCTATGCGGAATTCGCCTCGACGGTGCCGGTGGCGGGCAGCGCGTACACGTTTTCTTACGCCACCTTCGGTGAATTCGCCGCCTGGATCATCGGCTGGGATCTGATCCTGGAATTCGCGCTGGCCGCCTCGACCGTCGCCAAGGGGTGGTCGCAGTATCTGGGCGAGGTGATGGAGATGCTGGCCGAGGCGATGCACCGGCAGTCACCCTCGCCGATCGTGCACTTCGGTTCGGTCGCCTTCGACTGGGGCGCGGCGCTGCTGATCGTCGTGCTGACGGTGCTGCTGGTGATCGGCACCAAGGTGTCGTCGCGGGTGTCGGCGGTCGCGGTCGCGATCAAGCTGGCCGTGATCGCCGTGGTGGTGGTCGTCGGGCTGACCTATTTCAAGCCGTCCAACCTGCAGCCGTTCATCCCGCCGTCCCAGCCGAGCGACACCGGCGGCGGTGTGCACCAGTCGCTGTTCTCGTGGCTGACCGGCGCCGGCGACAGCGCGTTCGGCTGGTACGGGCTGCTCGCCGCGGCCAGTCTGGTGTTCTTCGCCTTCATCGGCTTCGACGTGGTCGCCACCACCGCCGAGGAGACCGAGAACCCGCAGCGCAACGTGCCTCGCGGCATCCTCGGCTCGCTGGTGATCGTCACCGTGCTGTACGTGGCGGTGTCGCTGGTGCTGACCGGCATGGTGCCCTACACGGATCTGGCCGGTGAGGACGCCACCCTCGCCACCGCGTTCGAGCATCACGGCGTCACGTGGGCGCAGAACGTCATCTCGGTGGGCGCACTGGCCGGGTTGACCACCGTGGTCATGGTGTTGTTCCTGGGACAGACCCGGGTGCTGTTCGCGATGTCGCGCGACGGCCTGCTGCCCCGCTCGCTGGCGCAGACCGGGCGGTTCGACACGCCCACCCGGATCACCGTCATCGTCGGTGTGGTGTGCGCGCTGCTGGCCGGGTTCGTGGAGTTCGGCACCCTCGAGGAGATGGTCAACATCGGCACGCTGTTCGCGTTCGTGCTGGTGTCGATCGGCGTGCTGGTGCTGCGCCGCACCCGGCCGGACCTGCCGCGCGGATTCCGGGTGCCGCTGGTTCCGGTGCTGCCGATCCTGGCCGTGCTGGCCTGCCTGTGGCTGATGCTGAACCTGTCGGTGGAGACCTGGCTGCGGTTCGTGATCTGGATGGCCGTGGGCCTGGCGCTGTATTTCGCTTACAGCGTGCGGCATTCGGTGCTGCGTACCGGAGAACGGTAG
- a CDS encoding glycosyltransferase 87 family protein has translation MVSVSTPVLPSAPPRRLGRSAWLIPALLIAGVVCWQLYPFWPLKSIGREFIDLQVYRLGVQAWWHGSDMYGTLPKTTVGVGLPFIYPPFAALALSPFAMLPMHASAIAFFAVSIAAVGVTVYLVARRFWTGGTELTLWATACAVPLAVLLEPIRSTLDFGQVNLILMVLVAADCLTARPKWKRGMLIGLAAAIKLTPAAFVLYFLVRRDYKAAATAAVTGAVASVLAYAIMPGESTRYWFGGMGNVSGLSGSAFRTNQSIQGVLARLQVPRPEFTLLWLLLSLALLALVVAAMRKAMDDPALALAWNAVFTLLVSPISWSHHWVWVAPALMAAIGTATRLPRRPAMIWYAIVTAAAIAFVIGPHNSMPGDDNREFAWAPWQHLVGDTYVWLSVLLVALYVAVGPKPAVREPLVPDALRERLTRTFSRS, from the coding sequence ATGGTTAGCGTCTCCACCCCCGTCCTGCCGAGCGCCCCGCCCCGGCGTCTCGGTCGTTCCGCGTGGCTGATTCCGGCCCTGCTGATCGCGGGCGTCGTCTGCTGGCAGCTGTACCCGTTCTGGCCACTGAAGTCGATCGGCCGGGAGTTCATCGACCTTCAGGTGTATCGGCTGGGGGTGCAGGCGTGGTGGCACGGCTCCGATATGTACGGGACGCTGCCGAAGACGACCGTCGGGGTCGGGCTGCCGTTCATCTATCCGCCGTTCGCGGCGCTGGCGCTGAGCCCGTTCGCGATGCTGCCCATGCATGCCTCGGCGATCGCGTTCTTCGCCGTCTCCATCGCGGCGGTGGGTGTGACGGTGTACCTGGTGGCGCGGCGGTTCTGGACCGGCGGCACCGAACTGACGCTGTGGGCCACCGCGTGCGCGGTGCCGCTGGCCGTGCTGCTGGAACCGATCCGCTCGACGCTGGATTTCGGGCAGGTCAATCTGATCCTGATGGTGCTGGTGGCGGCCGACTGCCTGACCGCCCGGCCGAAGTGGAAGCGCGGCATGCTGATCGGCCTGGCCGCGGCCATCAAGTTGACCCCGGCCGCCTTCGTTCTCTACTTCCTGGTGCGCCGCGACTACAAGGCCGCGGCCACCGCCGCCGTCACCGGGGCGGTCGCGAGCGTCCTCGCCTACGCGATCATGCCGGGGGAATCGACCCGGTACTGGTTCGGCGGCATGGGCAACGTCTCCGGGCTGAGCGGCTCGGCGTTCCGCACCAACCAGTCGATCCAGGGCGTGCTGGCGCGTCTGCAGGTCCCCCGGCCGGAGTTCACCCTGCTGTGGTTGTTGCTCTCGCTGGCGCTGCTGGCGCTGGTCGTCGCGGCGATGCGGAAGGCGATGGACGATCCGGCGCTGGCGCTGGCCTGGAACGCGGTGTTCACGCTGCTGGTGTCGCCCATCTCGTGGTCGCATCACTGGGTGTGGGTCGCGCCGGCGTTGATGGCCGCGATCGGCACCGCCACCCGGCTGCCGCGGCGGCCGGCCATGATCTGGTACGCGATCGTCACGGCCGCCGCGATCGCGTTCGTGATCGGCCCGCACAACTCGATGCCCGGTGACGATAACCGCGAATTTGCTTGGGCGCCTTGGCAACACCTCGTCGGCGACACCTATGTGTGGTTGAGCGTGCTGCTGGTGGCGCTGTACGTGGCGGTCGGGCCGAAGCCGGCCGTGCGGGAACCGCTCGTACCGGATGCCCTGCGGGAGCGGCTGACTCGCACCTTCTCGCGATCCTGA
- a CDS encoding helix-turn-helix transcriptional regulator yields the protein MIPESVPFRIGSVDSLVAERGPTALRIAVGGQLRKLREQCGITREAAGEHIRGSHAKISRLELGRTGFKERDIKDLLTLYNVTDPVDREAFLDLVRKANQPGWWHRYSDLLPQWFETYIGLEHASHAIRTFEAQLVPGLLQTEEYTRAIVALGHGEDDANRRVELRRRRQELLSRDGGPTLWAVLDETVLHRPIGGNEVLRGQLEYLVEMSDRLDVTIQVLPYAAGGHAAAGSSFSMLRFAEPELPDIVYIEQLTSALYLDRVEDLELYRRVMDRLSVQAEPPERSRQIILDAAAELR from the coding sequence ATGATCCCAGAATCCGTCCCGTTTCGGATCGGCAGCGTGGATTCGCTTGTCGCCGAACGCGGTCCGACGGCACTACGGATCGCCGTCGGTGGGCAGCTCCGCAAGTTGCGCGAGCAGTGCGGGATCACGCGCGAGGCCGCCGGCGAGCACATCCGGGGCTCGCACGCCAAGATCAGCCGGCTGGAGCTGGGGCGCACCGGCTTCAAGGAACGTGACATCAAGGACCTGCTGACGCTGTACAACGTCACCGACCCCGTCGACCGCGAGGCGTTCCTGGATCTGGTCCGCAAGGCCAACCAGCCCGGCTGGTGGCATCGCTACAGCGACCTGCTGCCGCAGTGGTTCGAGACCTACATCGGCCTCGAACACGCCTCGCACGCGATCAGAACCTTCGAGGCGCAACTGGTTCCGGGCCTGCTGCAGACCGAGGAGTACACCCGCGCCATCGTCGCGCTGGGACACGGTGAAGACGATGCGAACCGGCGGGTCGAGCTGCGCCGGCGCCGCCAGGAGCTGCTGAGCCGCGACGGCGGCCCGACCCTCTGGGCGGTGCTGGACGAGACGGTGCTACATCGCCCCATCGGCGGGAACGAGGTGCTACGCGGCCAGCTCGAATATCTGGTCGAGATGTCCGACCGGCTGGACGTGACGATCCAGGTGCTGCCCTATGCGGCGGGCGGCCATGCGGCGGCGGGCAGTTCGTTCTCGATGCTGCGCTTCGCCGAGCCCGAACTCCCCGACATCGTCTATATCGAACAGCTGACCAGTGCGCTCTATCTCGATCGCGTGGAGGATCTGGAACTCTACCGCCGGGTCATGGACCGCCTGAGCGTGCAGGCCGAGCCGCCGGAGCGGTCGCGGCAGATCATTCTGGACGCGGCGGCCGAATTGCGTTAG
- a CDS encoding SAM-dependent methyltransferase, with protein MPTVHNTEIRTDIPHSARIWNYWMGGKDNYGIDREVGDASLQIDPDIGTMASESRRFLIRAVTCLAREAGIGQFLDIGTGLPTMQNTHEVAQRITPDARVVYVDNDPLVLTHARALLTSTTHEGVTTYVEADFHEPEQIISDAKNILNFTQPIGVMFMGVLGHAHSYADLLRIVRTVMDAVPAGSHLVHWDGTVDSPTYVAMCDEYAKSGGAPYHPRTQDELRAVFDGYELLEPGFGKITHWRRPESELAGLREVAAYGGVARKS; from the coding sequence ATGCCGACAGTGCACAACACCGAGATCCGCACCGATATCCCGCACTCCGCCCGGATCTGGAACTACTGGATGGGCGGTAAGGACAACTACGGCATCGACCGGGAAGTCGGCGACGCCAGCCTGCAGATCGACCCGGACATCGGGACGATGGCCTCCGAGAGCAGGCGATTCCTCATCCGCGCGGTCACCTGTCTCGCCCGGGAGGCCGGGATCGGGCAGTTCCTGGACATCGGCACGGGCCTGCCCACGATGCAGAACACCCACGAGGTCGCCCAGCGCATCACGCCCGACGCCCGGGTCGTGTACGTCGACAACGACCCGCTGGTGCTCACCCACGCCCGCGCGCTGCTGACCAGCACCACGCACGAGGGGGTCACCACCTACGTCGAGGCCGATTTCCACGAGCCCGAGCAGATCATCTCCGACGCCAAGAACATCCTGAACTTCACCCAGCCGATCGGCGTGATGTTCATGGGGGTGCTCGGGCACGCCCACAGCTACGCCGACCTGCTGCGCATCGTGCGCACCGTGATGGACGCGGTCCCCGCCGGCAGCCACCTGGTGCACTGGGACGGCACCGTGGACAGCCCCACCTATGTGGCGATGTGCGACGAGTACGCGAAATCCGGTGGTGCGCCGTACCATCCGCGCACCCAGGACGAGCTGCGCGCCGTGTTCGACGGCTACGAACTGCTCGAGCCCGGCTTCGGCAAGATCACGCACTGGCGCCGGCCCGAATCGGAACTGGCCGGTCTGCGCGAGGTCGCCGCGTACGGCGGGGTCGCCCGCAAGTCCTGA
- a CDS encoding TetR/AcrR family transcriptional regulator: MAATRPVIEENRRGKREQIIDAARQVLARDGLVACTARAVADASPLTKSAVHYYFDDIQQIVDLAMREHVTAMVSALRRAADGESEPAERLRAVVQEYLATFAEQPGAAYLWFEYWIDTGRRGSADIVAATLDEVSALLRELVAELPVDDPAETGHALMSWLMGTLVQQQVRPRPAAALRRELGAVVGIALD; encoded by the coding sequence GTGGCAGCGACCAGACCCGTGATCGAGGAGAACCGGCGCGGCAAGCGCGAGCAGATCATCGACGCCGCCCGGCAGGTGCTGGCCCGCGACGGACTGGTCGCGTGCACCGCCCGCGCCGTCGCCGATGCGAGCCCGCTGACCAAGAGCGCGGTGCACTACTACTTCGACGACATCCAGCAGATCGTCGACCTCGCCATGCGCGAGCATGTGACGGCGATGGTGTCGGCGCTGCGCCGGGCCGCCGACGGCGAATCCGAACCGGCAGAACGTCTCCGGGCCGTTGTCCAGGAGTATCTGGCCACGTTCGCCGAGCAGCCCGGCGCGGCCTACCTGTGGTTCGAATACTGGATCGACACCGGTCGCCGGGGTTCGGCCGATATCGTCGCCGCCACGCTGGACGAGGTCTCCGCGCTCCTGCGTGAACTCGTCGCGGAACTCCCGGTCGACGATCCGGCCGAGACGGGGCACGCGCTGATGTCGTGGCTGATGGGCACCCTCGTGCAGCAGCAGGTGCGGCCCCGGCCCGCGGCGGCGCTGCGCCGGGAACTCGGCGCGGTGGTCGGAATCGCGCTGGATTGA
- a CDS encoding VOC family protein translates to MSQHFVFHDVRTTDLPASRRFYGEMFGWPVTESPAGPMFGDDDGVWGGFTPLVEGDDRRPQWIPYVPVADVDAAAERAVTLGARIVKPRTDLPPGSVVVVDEPGGATLALWQAARPA, encoded by the coding sequence ATGTCCCAACATTTTGTCTTTCACGATGTCCGCACCACCGACCTGCCCGCTTCGCGCCGCTTCTACGGCGAGATGTTCGGGTGGCCGGTCACCGAGTCCCCCGCCGGGCCGATGTTCGGCGACGACGACGGGGTATGGGGTGGATTCACCCCGCTGGTCGAGGGCGACGACCGGCGGCCGCAGTGGATCCCCTACGTTCCGGTGGCCGACGTGGACGCCGCCGCGGAACGAGCGGTCACGCTCGGCGCGCGAATCGTCAAGCCGCGCACCGATCTACCGCCGGGCTCGGTGGTGGTCGTCGACGAGCCGGGAGGTGCGACGCTGGCGCTGTGGCAGGCGGCGCGGCCGGCGTGA
- a CDS encoding MDR family MFS transporter, whose product MPADLSARPAGGRTPIVIRLLVLATFVVILNETIMINAIPRLMTDLHVTERSAQWVSTAFMLTMAAVIPVTGWFLQRVTTRRAYALAMGVFLVGTALSAVAPNFPLLLMGRVVQAGGTAVMMPLLMTTLMTVVPERDRGRVMGNVTLAISVAPAMGPVISGLVLQLGSWRWLFVLVLPIAGAVTWLGLRQLENVGEPEAGTIDWFSVALSTLGFGGLVYGLSRFETGNVTTPALIVVVGLVVIAAFVLRQRRLQRTGTPLLDVRVLLVGTYAKALTLMAIAFLAMLGSMLLLPLYLQNLRHLSPLATGLLVMPGGLAMGLLGPSIGRLYDRFGGRLLVIPGSIGVTAALAGFTQISLSMPYWVLLALHILLMVSLAAAFTPVFTLGLGALPQHLYSHGSSMLGTLQQVAAALGTALVVTVMSARTTALVEDGIEPATAHLDGMKLAFGVSAALSLIVIVMAVLLPNRSHAPDESGEREPQLVH is encoded by the coding sequence ATGCCCGCCGATTTATCCGCTCGACCGGCCGGAGGACGGACTCCGATCGTGATCCGGCTGCTGGTGCTGGCGACCTTCGTGGTGATCCTGAACGAGACCATCATGATCAACGCCATTCCGCGGCTGATGACCGATCTGCACGTCACCGAGCGGTCGGCGCAGTGGGTGTCGACGGCGTTCATGCTCACCATGGCGGCCGTCATCCCGGTCACCGGATGGTTCCTGCAGCGGGTCACGACCAGGCGGGCCTACGCCCTCGCGATGGGTGTCTTCCTGGTCGGGACCGCGCTGTCGGCCGTCGCCCCGAACTTCCCGCTGCTGCTGATGGGCCGGGTGGTCCAGGCGGGCGGCACGGCGGTGATGATGCCGCTGCTGATGACCACGCTGATGACCGTGGTCCCCGAACGGGACCGCGGGCGGGTCATGGGCAACGTCACCCTGGCCATCTCGGTGGCCCCGGCGATGGGCCCGGTCATCTCCGGACTGGTGTTGCAACTCGGTTCGTGGCGTTGGCTTTTCGTGCTGGTGCTCCCGATCGCGGGCGCGGTGACCTGGCTGGGCCTGCGCCAGCTGGAGAACGTGGGCGAGCCGGAGGCGGGCACGATCGACTGGTTCAGCGTGGCCCTCTCGACCCTCGGGTTCGGCGGGCTCGTCTACGGGCTGAGCCGGTTCGAGACCGGCAACGTCACCACCCCCGCGCTGATCGTGGTCGTCGGCCTGGTCGTCATCGCGGCGTTCGTGCTGCGGCAGCGGCGGTTGCAGCGCACCGGCACTCCCCTGCTGGACGTGCGGGTACTGCTGGTCGGGACGTACGCCAAGGCGCTGACCCTGATGGCGATCGCGTTCCTGGCGATGCTCGGCTCGATGCTCCTGCTGCCGCTGTACCTGCAGAACCTGCGCCATCTGAGCCCGCTCGCGACCGGACTGCTGGTGATGCCCGGCGGTCTGGCGATGGGCCTGCTCGGCCCGAGCATCGGGCGCCTGTACGACCGGTTCGGCGGGCGCCTGCTGGTGATCCCCGGATCGATCGGTGTCACGGCCGCGTTGGCCGGATTCACCCAGATCTCGCTGAGCATGCCGTACTGGGTGCTGCTGGCGCTGCACATCCTGCTGATGGTGTCGCTGGCCGCGGCCTTCACCCCGGTCTTCACGCTGGGCCTGGGTGCGCTGCCGCAGCACCTGTACTCGCACGGCAGCTCGATGCTGGGCACGCTGCAGCAGGTGGCCGCGGCGCTCGGCACCGCGCTGGTGGTGACGGTCATGTCCGCCCGCACCACGGCGCTGGTCGAGGACGGCATCGAACCGGCAACCGCGCACCTGGACGGCATGAAGCTGGCCTTCGGCGTCTCCGCCGCCCTGTCGCTGATCGTGATCGTGATGGCGGTGCTGCTGCCGAACCGGTCGCATGCGCCGGACGAGAGCGGGGAGCGCGAACCGCAGCTGGTCCATTGA